ATCTTTTGCTGCACTAGAAATAAAATTGACTATTGGATCAAAGCTTTCATATGGGTGAAATAATAATATATCATTATTATCAATTGTATGAAAAATATCTGCATTATTATTTAGTGGAGGTAATATTTTTGCACTAAATGTAGGAAGTGTAAGATGAGCAAATTTTTTTGCACCAATTATTTGCCATAATGTGCCTAAATTAAGTGGTATTGAATATTCATATATATCTTCATTTTGAATCTTTATATGATTTGTAATAAATTCAAGCAAGCTAGTATCTTTGTTTTTTCCTACTTCAAGGCGGACTATCTCACCTTTTTTTCTTGCTTTTAGCCCTTCTGCCATAATCTCCATAAAATCATCAGCTTCTTCTTCCTCTATCTCCATATCTGCATTTCTTGTGATTCTAAATGGAGTATATGATATTACTTCACAACCTTCAAAAACTTCTCCTATAAATTCTCCGACAACATTTTCAATCGGCACATATACGCCTTCCGCAGCTTCTATAAACCTAGGTAACATTCTACTAATTCTAACCATTCCAAATTTTATTTTATTTGCAGAATCTTTTAGTTTTATTGCCATTGCAAATGATAGATTATTTAAGTGTGGAAATGGATGCGTAGAATCTACTATAATCGGCACAATTACAGGATATAAAGATGAATGAAATAACTCTTGTAAATATTTTTTTTGTTCTTCATTTAGCTCGCTAAATTCTTTAAAACTTAAATTTTCTTTTGCCAAAGCATTATTTATTTCACCAAATACTTTTTGTAGTTCATCTTTTTCATTATGTATGTATTTTCTAATTTCATTTAGTTGTTGCAATGGGGTTAGCTTATCGGCACTATATTCTGTGATTCCTGCTAGATATAATCTTTTTAATCCAGCTACTCTAACCATATAAAATTCATCCAAGTTTGTTCCATATATAGCAACAAACTTTAATCTCTCTAATAGTGGAATCCTTGTATTTTTTGCTTCATTTAACACTCTTGTATTAAATGTAAGCCATGATAATTCTCTATTAAAAAATAGCTTAGGATATGTTTTCATTTTTTAACCACTCCAAAATAAAATTTGTATTATCAATTATATATAAAATAGGGTATTTAGCTTACTTATTTTTATATTGTTTTTCTATCAAATTACATAGCATATCTATTAAATCTAATATTTCATTATTTGTATATTTTTTGTATAAAACCTTATTTATATAATAATAAAATATCATCGTTGTATCTAAAAATTCAAGTAATATCGTTAGCTTTTTATCTACTTTAATATCATTATATTTTAGTGCTTGAAATAGTAGAGATTTTCTATCATTTTTAATCTTTGTATATATTTTCTTTGTATTTTGTAATTTTATTTTATTTGGATATTCTCTAAAAAATAAATTTACATAAAAGTTCTCAATCTGCTTTAATTTATTATTATCTGGCTCTAAAATAAATGGTTCAAATAATAAACAAAATTGCTCTTTTAGATTATTTAGCTTTTTTATATTTTGTTTAAATTCTTGAGTTTGATTTTTTATAAGTGGATTAATTACTTGAAAGAGTAAATCATCTTTACTTTTAAAATGATAATAAAAACTCCCCTTTGAGATTCCTAAATGCTTTAGGATTACATTTAGAGTTAGATTCTCTATTTCGTGATTTTCTTTGTTTTTATTTAGAAAATCTATAGTTTTTTGGATAATTTCATCTTTCTTCATACCCTCCCCCAAAAAAAGAACACTATATTTATTAAAATTAATATTTTATTATAAATATATCAAAAGTAAATATTTTTCTATATTTTGTTATTTTTTGTTAATATTTCATTCAATAATTTTTGAAATTGCTGTATATTGTAGTTGTAGGCTATTTAAGTAGTTTAAAGATGGTATGCCCAGAGGGATTCAAACCCCCGACCTACAGGACCGCAACCTGTTGCTCTATTCAGCTGAGCTATGGGCACATGGTTTTAAA
Above is a window of Helicobacter sp. MIT 99-5507 DNA encoding:
- a CDS encoding RNA degradosome polyphosphate kinase; its protein translation is MKTYPKLFFNRELSWLTFNTRVLNEAKNTRIPLLERLKFVAIYGTNLDEFYMVRVAGLKRLYLAGITEYSADKLTPLQQLNEIRKYIHNEKDELQKVFGEINNALAKENLSFKEFSELNEEQKKYLQELFHSSLYPVIVPIIVDSTHPFPHLNNLSFAMAIKLKDSANKIKFGMVRISRMLPRFIEAAEGVYVPIENVVGEFIGEVFEGCEVISYTPFRITRNADMEIEEEEADDFMEIMAEGLKARKKGEIVRLEVGKNKDTSLLEFITNHIKIQNEDIYEYSIPLNLGTLWQIIGAKKFAHLTLPTFSAKILPPLNNNADIFHTIDNNDILLFHPYESFDPIVNFISSAAKDPDVYAIRMTLYRAGKNSPIIKALSEAAENNKQVTALVELKARFDEENNLYWAKALEAAGAHVIYGIPGLKVHAKIALVIKKVGNEFKKYVHLSTGNYNPATAKIYTDISYFTSNEGIANDAVKFFHTLSTGYAQQCKLDSILVAPTQIKPKILQLIKEEMKYGKDGYIILKANSIVDVDVIEALYAASKAGVKIDMIIRGICCLKPKVAGISENIRVISIIGKYLEHARIYYFKNSNPQIYFASADLMPRNLEKRVEIMTPIIKKSIADKLFGILKLQLEDNIQSHELQEDGTYIKLSPKDNNATNSQEEYEKYVNLIFNSSIKAKDTKTNKLLKRMIGES
- a CDS encoding TetR/AcrR family transcriptional regulator, yielding MKKDEIIQKTIDFLNKNKENHEIENLTLNVILKHLGISKGSFYYHFKSKDDLLFQVINPLIKNQTQEFKQNIKKLNNLKEQFCLLFEPFILEPDNNKLKQIENFYVNLFFREYPNKIKLQNTKKIYTKIKNDRKSLLFQALKYNDIKVDKKLTILLEFLDTTMIFYYYINKVLYKKYTNNEILDLIDMLCNLIEKQYKNK